One Tunturibacter gelidoferens genomic region harbors:
- the fucP gene encoding L-fucose:H+ symporter permease: MRPFILATGLFFLWGVPNNLNDVLIRQFMKSFAISRFQAGLVQSAFYLGYFLLALPAGLLIKRYGYKSGFITGLLCFGLGCMLFWPAAMTSSYAFFLSALFIVASGLAFLETAANPFIAQLGPATSAERRLNFSQAFNPIGAISGVLIGTRFIFSGIELTPAQKASMLSSGTYVAYLHHETQRVVTPYLVLGVIALAWATLIAVTHFPRIPRVIEAAAPLSGSWKRLFRHRLLMYAIVAQFFYVGAQVGTWSYFIPYAQEYTHVSERTAGLLLTGTLVAFGIGRFGSAYIMQWLAPAKLMTAYAILNVLLLAIGILASGWYGLFAILMTSFFMSIMYPTIFAIGIRGMGEETNLAGSLIVMAILGGAILTPVMGLISEYSGSMAAAYLVPAVCYLVVAAFSSQTPAVETTA; this comes from the coding sequence ATGCGCCCCTTTATTTTGGCTACCGGCCTGTTCTTTCTCTGGGGTGTCCCCAACAATCTGAATGACGTTCTGATTCGCCAGTTTATGAAGTCGTTCGCCATAAGCCGATTCCAAGCTGGGTTGGTGCAATCCGCTTTCTATCTTGGCTACTTTCTTCTTGCCCTGCCTGCTGGATTGCTCATCAAACGATACGGTTACAAATCGGGTTTTATCACTGGCCTCCTATGTTTCGGTCTGGGTTGTATGCTCTTCTGGCCTGCGGCCATGACCAGCAGCTATGCCTTCTTTCTCAGCGCACTCTTCATCGTGGCAAGTGGCCTCGCCTTTCTGGAGACTGCAGCCAATCCCTTCATCGCGCAGCTAGGTCCAGCCACCAGCGCAGAGCGCCGACTGAATTTTTCACAGGCTTTCAATCCTATTGGTGCAATCAGCGGCGTCCTTATCGGGACACGTTTCATCTTTTCCGGGATCGAGTTGACACCAGCGCAAAAAGCATCCATGCTCAGCAGCGGCACATACGTTGCCTATCTCCATCACGAAACCCAGCGAGTCGTCACTCCATACTTAGTGCTTGGTGTCATCGCTCTGGCCTGGGCAACTCTGATTGCTGTCACCCATTTTCCCCGCATCCCACGAGTAATTGAAGCCGCCGCTCCGTTATCCGGTTCGTGGAAACGACTGTTTCGTCATCGTCTGCTGATGTACGCCATCGTCGCGCAGTTTTTCTACGTGGGCGCGCAAGTTGGTACATGGAGTTACTTCATCCCATACGCCCAGGAGTACACCCACGTCTCAGAGCGCACCGCCGGACTTCTGTTGACTGGAACCCTTGTAGCCTTCGGCATCGGCAGGTTCGGCTCGGCGTATATCATGCAATGGCTAGCTCCCGCAAAGCTTATGACGGCCTATGCCATCCTGAACGTTTTGCTATTGGCTATTGGGATCTTGGCCTCCGGCTGGTATGGCCTGTTCGCGATTCTTATGACCAGCTTCTTTATGTCGATCATGTATCCCACCATCTTTGCCATTGGCATTCGCGGTATGGGAGAAGAGACAAATCTCGCCGGATCACTGATCGTCATGGCCATCCTCGGTGGCGCTATCTTGACCCCCGTTATGGGACTCATCTCCGAATATTCCGGCAGCATGGCTGCTGCATATCTCGTCCCCGCCGTCTGCTACCTAGTAGTTGCAGCGTTCTCATCACAGACCCCCGCCGTGGAGACTACAGCATGA
- a CDS encoding sensor histidine kinase translates to MVKFQVRRWSDRPRMLVFMLGVMLPAAALIAVGVWHLRTIQREKSIEAVFQREYQQVLAIAEKRIDARAYEITEEARAKFPAANHDDELEAFLVSHRDIAHAFLWSGKGHLEIRSQPDRMSDPEFVEDGKKLSSMVGHWFDMESNDWIGKLKKIEATEGRHVYLTSNWLARGDKMQYQSLVVFMPRGSTTEHPALAGFVYDTDYLSNKFFPQALNEVLPNQNENDTSHQPVMMVRTAKDREPMASSLCWDGGSPEVERGFDGVFPGLILGIKLRGTTIANISSHFIRTAFLILGALSLLMGGGMLLAYRNVSRELALAKLKSDFVSNVSHELRTPLALIRLYAETLELGRISNPEKRQEYYEIIRKESERLTSLINNILDFSRIESGKKEYDFRETDVADLVRGTLESYRFEIEQNGFQFEQKIDNDLPQVSVDREAIARSLLNLVNNAVKYSATEKYLGVNLYRHNGDVNLEVVDHGIGIPAKEQPKIFEKFYRVGDPMMHNTKGSGLGLSLVRHIVQAHGGEVAVESEPGRGSKFTITLPVQTSEVQQAKGMPA, encoded by the coding sequence ATGGTGAAGTTCCAAGTTCGCCGATGGTCCGATCGCCCCCGCATGTTGGTGTTCATGCTGGGAGTTATGTTGCCCGCGGCCGCGCTCATCGCGGTCGGTGTGTGGCACCTGAGGACCATCCAGCGTGAAAAATCGATCGAGGCTGTCTTTCAACGGGAGTATCAACAGGTCTTAGCTATCGCTGAAAAGCGGATTGACGCGCGCGCTTACGAGATCACGGAAGAAGCAAGAGCAAAATTTCCCGCTGCGAACCATGACGACGAACTCGAGGCTTTCCTGGTGTCACACAGAGACATTGCGCATGCATTTCTGTGGTCCGGGAAAGGCCACCTTGAGATTCGATCTCAGCCCGATCGAATGAGTGATCCTGAGTTTGTTGAAGACGGCAAGAAGCTCTCATCCATGGTTGGGCATTGGTTTGATATGGAGTCCAACGACTGGATCGGCAAGCTAAAGAAGATCGAGGCGACAGAAGGACGACACGTCTATCTCACCAGCAATTGGTTAGCCAGGGGCGACAAGATGCAGTATCAGTCTCTGGTGGTATTCATGCCTCGCGGTTCGACTACGGAGCATCCCGCTCTGGCAGGGTTTGTCTACGATACCGACTATCTAAGTAACAAGTTTTTTCCGCAAGCTCTCAACGAAGTGCTGCCAAATCAAAACGAAAACGATACATCCCATCAACCTGTGATGATGGTGCGGACCGCGAAGGACCGCGAGCCGATGGCTTCGTCGCTCTGTTGGGATGGAGGTTCGCCTGAAGTGGAGCGCGGTTTTGACGGTGTGTTCCCCGGACTGATTTTGGGAATTAAGCTGCGCGGGACCACGATTGCTAACATCAGCAGCCACTTTATTCGGACGGCCTTTCTTATTCTCGGAGCGCTTTCCCTGCTGATGGGCGGAGGAATGCTGCTCGCCTATCGAAATGTCTCGCGCGAACTTGCACTTGCGAAGTTGAAGTCTGATTTTGTCTCGAACGTCTCGCACGAGCTGCGAACTCCTCTGGCGCTCATCCGCCTTTACGCAGAGACGCTCGAACTGGGCCGCATCTCCAACCCCGAAAAGCGTCAGGAATATTACGAGATCATTCGCAAAGAAAGTGAGCGGTTAACTTCGCTGATCAACAATATTCTGGACTTCTCGCGTATCGAGTCTGGCAAGAAAGAGTACGACTTCCGCGAAACGGATGTGGCCGATCTGGTGAGGGGCACGCTGGAGTCATATCGTTTTGAAATCGAACAAAACGGTTTCCAGTTCGAACAGAAGATCGATAACGATCTACCGCAAGTGAGTGTGGATCGCGAGGCGATTGCGCGTTCGCTGCTGAATCTGGTGAACAATGCAGTGAAGTACTCGGCGACGGAGAAATACCTTGGGGTAAACCTCTACCGGCACAATGGCGACGTCAACCTTGAGGTTGTCGACCATGGAATCGGCATTCCCGCGAAGGAGCAGCCCAAAATCTTTGAGAAGTTCTATCGAGTGGGCGATCCAATGATGCACAACACCAAGGGAAGCGGACTGGGGCTGTCTCTGGTACGCCATATCGTGCAGGCACATGGCGGTGAAGTTGCAGTTGAGAGCGAACCCGGTCGAGGCAGCAAGTTCACTATTACTCTGCCAGTGCAGACTTCAGAGGTCCAGCAGGCGAAAGGGATGCCGGCATGA
- a CDS encoding type I restriction enzyme subunit R domain-containing protein: protein MVAHYLTHVFPNGFKAQIVATSREAAVRYKKHVDTAVTDIVAVLEKDNPLKLDVTQLKRLKSDVVISGNHNDELHLKAYSDRSKHEATIKSFKLPFGVEDQDVNGDMGIVIVNNMLLTGFDAPVEQVMYLDKIVVQHGLLQAIARVNRVSGAAKDRGFVVDYVGIGHHLKKAIDSYDEREQNEVLDVLSFPEQELRELQASHAAIVDFLNKHGLTDLTDHDAFFDLFYDEDLRFEFMSLFKEFTKCLNVVFPAKEALGFMAAYERLAEVNVLAGKHFRDGRLSMKGIPPKLRKITDAFLVSRGIELKVEPISILDEDFEKDVSSRKRTKTKAAEIEHAIRHHLDVDLNDDPELQASFAEALRIILLEFDDNWNEIFKELEKLRQRIIGAGKEPTFGLNRKKQMPFFRMLRKKSLVKQSSTKMRSRHWCLSRSTSLEKWSAS from the coding sequence ATGGTGGCGCACTACCTGACCCACGTGTTCCCAAACGGCTTCAAGGCTCAAATCGTTGCCACCTCCCGAGAGGCTGCTGTCCGATATAAGAAGCATGTGGATACCGCGGTCACCGATATTGTGGCCGTCTTGGAGAAGGACAATCCCCTTAAGCTGGATGTCACACAGCTTAAGCGACTGAAGAGCGATGTAGTTATTTCAGGCAACCACAACGATGAACTGCATCTGAAGGCTTACTCAGATCGCTCGAAGCACGAGGCAACAATCAAGAGCTTCAAGCTCCCTTTTGGCGTTGAGGATCAGGATGTGAACGGCGACATGGGCATCGTGATTGTCAACAATATGCTGCTTACCGGCTTCGACGCACCGGTTGAGCAGGTGATGTATTTGGACAAGATTGTTGTTCAGCACGGTCTGCTTCAGGCTATCGCTCGCGTAAACCGAGTGAGCGGTGCCGCTAAAGACAGAGGGTTTGTTGTCGACTATGTCGGTATCGGTCATCACCTAAAGAAGGCGATCGATAGTTATGACGAGCGCGAACAGAACGAAGTGCTTGATGTACTCAGCTTCCCCGAGCAGGAGCTACGAGAACTCCAGGCGAGCCACGCCGCAATCGTGGACTTTCTTAATAAGCATGGCCTCACCGATTTGACCGACCACGACGCCTTCTTCGATTTGTTCTACGACGAAGACCTGCGCTTTGAATTCATGAGTCTGTTTAAGGAATTTACCAAGTGTTTGAATGTAGTCTTTCCGGCCAAAGAGGCTCTCGGTTTTATGGCCGCCTACGAGAGGCTAGCAGAGGTAAACGTCCTTGCTGGAAAGCATTTCCGCGATGGACGTCTCAGTATGAAGGGCATACCTCCGAAACTGCGGAAGATTACGGATGCCTTCCTTGTGTCCAGGGGCATTGAGTTGAAGGTTGAGCCAATTTCAATTCTTGACGAAGATTTTGAAAAGGATGTCAGTAGCAGGAAGAGGACTAAGACAAAGGCAGCGGAGATCGAACACGCGATCCGGCATCATCTTGATGTTGACCTTAATGATGATCCCGAATTACAAGCTTCATTCGCCGAAGCACTTAGAATCATTCTTCTAGAGTTCGATGATAATTGGAATGAGATATTTAAGGAACTTGAGAAGCTCCGTCAGCGGATCATCGGTGCTGGAAAAGAGCCGACTTTTGGACTGAACCGCAAGAAACAGATGCCCTTCTTCCGTATGTTGAGAAAGAAGTCTTTGGTGAAGCAGAGCTCGACGAAGATGAGATCTCGTCACTGGTGTCTCTCACGCAGCACATCTTTGGAGAAGTGGAGCGCGAGCTGA
- a CDS encoding Gfo/Idh/MocA family protein, producing MIQDSVLSAIKAHASPPMPKHSRPIVIIGAGGIVRSAHLPAYQKGKFSVIGLMDQSLERAELLAKSHAIARTFDNIDSVVQFAPDDVVYDIAVPASQLSHILPHIPDGSAVLMQKPMGETLEEARIIRYLCRTKGLTASVNFSLRYSPNNLAISALARAGLLGDLHDLQVQTTTYTPWDLWTFLATAPRVEIMYHSIHYFDLIRSWLGNPNSVYAKTVNDPHTANLAATKTIAILDYGGNMRVFVASNHHHNFGQKHQHSFVQWEGTRGAARISMGLNLDYPMGVPDTAEFAERGCTEDCWQALPVAGANIPDGFIGTMGALQAFVEGSTSSLPTHYEDAFQTMALVEALYRSSEQSGEVLQLGD from the coding sequence ATGATCCAGGACTCAGTCCTTTCCGCGATTAAGGCGCACGCTTCGCCGCCAATGCCCAAACACAGCCGCCCTATCGTTATCATCGGGGCGGGAGGCATCGTTCGGTCCGCACATCTGCCTGCGTACCAAAAAGGCAAGTTCTCGGTCATAGGTTTGATGGATCAGAGTCTTGAACGAGCAGAGTTACTGGCTAAGAGTCACGCCATCGCTCGCACCTTTGACAATATCGACAGTGTCGTGCAGTTCGCGCCCGATGATGTCGTCTACGACATCGCCGTACCTGCTTCGCAACTATCGCATATCCTTCCTCACATTCCTGATGGGTCCGCTGTCCTGATGCAGAAGCCTATGGGAGAGACACTCGAAGAAGCACGCATCATTCGCTATCTTTGCCGGACCAAGGGGCTCACGGCCTCAGTCAACTTCTCCCTGCGTTATTCCCCTAACAATCTGGCTATCTCAGCCCTGGCAAGGGCAGGTTTGCTGGGAGATCTCCATGATCTTCAGGTTCAAACCACTACCTATACCCCCTGGGATCTCTGGACCTTCCTCGCCACCGCCCCAAGAGTTGAGATTATGTATCACAGCATCCACTACTTCGACCTGATTCGTTCCTGGCTCGGAAACCCAAATAGCGTGTACGCTAAAACCGTAAACGACCCTCACACAGCTAACTTGGCCGCAACCAAGACCATCGCAATCCTGGACTACGGCGGCAACATGCGGGTTTTCGTTGCGAGTAATCATCACCACAACTTTGGCCAGAAGCATCAGCACAGCTTCGTCCAGTGGGAAGGTACTCGTGGTGCGGCTCGCATCAGCATGGGCTTGAATCTGGACTACCCAATGGGGGTTCCCGACACAGCCGAGTTTGCCGAGCGGGGATGCACTGAGGACTGCTGGCAGGCACTTCCAGTTGCCGGAGCTAACATTCCCGACGGCTTTATCGGGACGATGGGTGCCCTTCAGGCCTTCGTCGAAGGCTCAACATCCAGCCTCCCAACCCACTACGAAGACGCCTTTCAAACCATGGCGCTGGTGGAAGCGCTCTACCGCTCCAGCGAGCAAAGCGGAGAGGTTCTGCAGCTTGGTGACTGA
- a CDS encoding fumarylacetoacetate hydrolase family protein, producing the protein MKVVTFAQGNSMPRPGVLESKKVYDITEYGFRSTLELIEGDADALKAIRGATSSNASYALDEIHLLAPIQRPPRIFAVGLNYQEHAAESKMTVHVVPTVFMKLSSSVTGPDTEVILPKNSAQPDYEAELAVVIGKPGYRIAARDWEKHVFGYTIVNDVSARDVQLATSQWTLGKSFPTFTPLGPAVVTRDEIADPHALDIQLAIDGEVLQNSNTKNLIFRIPQLIEHISSLTPLEAGDIISTGTPQGVGLGRTPQRWLRDNEEIVITIAGLGKLRNRTRAEA; encoded by the coding sequence ATGAAAGTAGTAACGTTTGCGCAAGGAAACAGTATGCCTCGGCCCGGCGTGCTTGAGTCAAAAAAGGTGTACGACATCACGGAATATGGCTTTCGCAGCACGCTGGAGTTGATTGAGGGCGATGCAGATGCACTCAAGGCTATCCGCGGCGCCACGAGTAGCAACGCGTCATATGCACTTGACGAGATCCATCTGTTAGCTCCTATCCAACGGCCACCGCGCATCTTTGCTGTTGGCCTAAACTATCAGGAGCACGCCGCTGAATCGAAGATGACGGTACACGTGGTCCCGACGGTCTTTATGAAGCTCTCGTCATCGGTGACAGGACCGGATACCGAGGTGATCCTGCCGAAGAACTCTGCGCAGCCTGATTATGAAGCAGAGCTTGCTGTAGTAATCGGCAAGCCCGGATATCGCATTGCTGCGCGTGACTGGGAAAAACATGTTTTCGGCTACACGATTGTGAATGATGTCAGCGCGCGCGACGTGCAGCTTGCGACCTCGCAGTGGACGCTGGGGAAAAGCTTTCCTACCTTCACTCCGTTAGGACCTGCAGTGGTTACACGCGATGAGATTGCCGATCCTCATGCGCTCGATATACAGCTTGCGATTGACGGGGAGGTGCTACAGAACTCCAATACGAAGAACCTGATCTTCCGTATCCCTCAGCTCATTGAACACATCTCTTCGCTCACTCCACTCGAAGCTGGCGACATTATCAGCACAGGAACTCCGCAGGGAGTGGGTCTCGGACGCACTCCGCAGCGCTGGCTGCGCGATAACGAAGAGATCGTAATTACGATTGCAGGGCTGGGCAAGCTTCGTAACAGGACGCGAGCCGAGGCTTAA
- a CDS encoding amidohydrolase family protein, translating into MRIDSHHHLWRYDPAEYDWISDEMSDLRRDFLNSELRSQLIEAKVDGSVAVQARQSLEETQWLLEMAQEAPILGVIGWAPIAAKDFPSILDDLRQNPLLKGLRHVVQAEPSQFLTSVDFQRGIHQLAGTGLVYDLLVYAHQLPEGIAFVDQFPAHSFVLDHMGKPAIARHEIDLWSRNVRELAQRPNVTCKVSGLVTEANPATWTPELLRPYFDVVLESFGPERLMIGTDWPVCTVGSSYSEWWHIVEGWTASLSPSEQASILGETATRVYRLSGASA; encoded by the coding sequence TTGCGTATCGATAGTCATCACCATCTCTGGAGATACGACCCGGCTGAGTACGACTGGATCTCGGATGAGATGTCAGACCTCCGCCGCGACTTTCTGAATTCGGAGCTTCGCTCGCAGCTTATCGAGGCAAAAGTGGATGGAAGCGTCGCGGTCCAGGCACGCCAAAGCCTCGAAGAGACGCAATGGCTCCTCGAAATGGCGCAGGAGGCCCCTATCCTCGGTGTTATCGGATGGGCGCCGATCGCGGCAAAAGACTTCCCTTCGATTCTTGACGATCTGAGGCAGAATCCTCTACTGAAGGGCTTGCGCCACGTCGTTCAGGCCGAACCTTCTCAGTTTCTAACAAGCGTTGACTTCCAGAGAGGAATTCATCAGCTCGCAGGGACCGGCCTTGTCTACGATCTTCTGGTCTATGCTCATCAGCTTCCCGAGGGCATTGCGTTCGTCGATCAGTTTCCTGCTCATAGCTTCGTTCTCGACCACATGGGCAAACCTGCCATTGCGCGGCATGAAATAGATCTCTGGAGTCGCAATGTCCGCGAACTGGCCCAACGACCAAACGTCACCTGCAAGGTATCTGGACTCGTCACAGAGGCGAACCCAGCGACGTGGACCCCGGAGTTGCTACGGCCTTATTTCGATGTGGTGCTTGAGAGCTTTGGCCCAGAGCGTCTGATGATTGGAACAGATTGGCCTGTCTGCACCGTCGGTAGCAGCTACTCGGAATGGTGGCATATTGTCGAAGGGTGGACAGCATCGCTCTCCCCTTCCGAGCAGGCCTCCATTCTCGGTGAAACAGCAACCCGTGTCTATCGACTCTCCGGAGCAAGCGCCTGA
- a CDS encoding glucose 1-dehydrogenase — protein MAEAFGLNKKSALVTGGASGIGAATCRELDRAGAEVVVADLNFEAAKSLADQLKQGTALQIDVTDEASVKAAAASLPRLDILVNNAGIGNVGTVAEVSYEDFDRLMKVNVYSIFLVTQAMLPLILQAHGSIVNIGSVAGMVGVKQRFAYCASKGAVLAMTRQLAVDYPKELRVNAVAPGTVQTPFVEGYLEKYHAHEKEKVREQLVSRQPIGRLGTPEDVASLVRYLCSEEAGFINGAVVAIDGGWTAA, from the coding sequence GTGGCAGAAGCATTTGGGCTGAATAAAAAATCAGCGTTGGTGACTGGCGGAGCAAGCGGCATTGGAGCCGCGACCTGCCGCGAACTGGACCGTGCAGGCGCAGAAGTGGTGGTTGCAGATCTCAACTTCGAGGCGGCTAAGTCGCTTGCTGACCAGCTGAAGCAGGGAACAGCACTGCAGATCGATGTCACCGATGAGGCCAGCGTGAAAGCCGCTGCTGCTAGTTTGCCGAGGCTCGACATTCTGGTGAACAACGCAGGCATCGGGAATGTAGGAACTGTCGCAGAGGTGAGCTACGAGGATTTTGACCGATTAATGAAGGTAAATGTCTACTCCATTTTTCTTGTGACGCAGGCGATGTTGCCTCTAATTCTGCAAGCTCATGGAAGCATTGTGAATATCGGTTCGGTCGCTGGAATGGTTGGGGTAAAGCAACGTTTTGCGTACTGCGCGAGCAAGGGAGCGGTGCTGGCAATGACGCGACAGCTTGCAGTGGATTACCCGAAGGAGTTGCGGGTGAATGCTGTTGCTCCGGGAACTGTGCAAACACCATTCGTCGAAGGCTATCTGGAGAAGTATCACGCACACGAAAAAGAGAAGGTTCGTGAGCAACTCGTGTCTCGTCAACCGATCGGCCGCCTAGGCACTCCTGAGGATGTGGCGTCCCTTGTGCGCTATCTCTGTTCGGAAGAAGCCGGGTTTATCAACGGTGCCGTCGTTGCAATCGATGGAGGGTGGACAGCAGCATGA
- a CDS encoding response regulator transcription factor, with protein sequence MRQKEKTKVTEAPKPARILVVEDEPNMVAGLRDNFEFEGYEVITAGDGIEGLRRALEESPDLVVLDVMMPRMSGLEVCKQLRAQRGSIPIIMLTARGQELDKVVGLELGADDYVTKPFSIRELLARVKAVLRRTAVVPKHQDQHSFGNVEVDLRRQRVLRSGKALEVSSKEFELLKYFICHSGETLSRDRLLEEVWGYENFPTTRTVDTHLVRLRQKLEPDPEQPQYFLTVHGTGYRFVG encoded by the coding sequence ATGAGACAGAAAGAGAAAACGAAAGTAACAGAAGCACCGAAGCCAGCGAGAATTCTTGTCGTGGAGGACGAGCCCAATATGGTGGCTGGACTTCGAGACAACTTCGAGTTTGAAGGGTATGAAGTAATTACAGCGGGCGATGGGATCGAAGGCCTTCGGAGAGCGCTAGAAGAGTCTCCCGACCTTGTGGTCCTGGATGTCATGATGCCCCGCATGAGCGGACTGGAAGTATGCAAACAGCTACGCGCTCAACGTGGTTCGATCCCGATCATCATGCTGACTGCCCGCGGCCAGGAATTAGACAAAGTGGTGGGCCTTGAACTTGGCGCGGACGACTATGTGACCAAGCCGTTCTCAATCCGCGAGTTGTTGGCGCGAGTGAAGGCCGTGCTGCGACGCACGGCTGTGGTTCCCAAACATCAGGATCAACACTCGTTCGGTAACGTGGAAGTCGATCTGCGGCGTCAACGAGTGCTCAGGTCAGGCAAGGCTCTCGAGGTTTCCTCCAAAGAGTTCGAGCTGTTGAAGTACTTCATCTGTCATTCGGGCGAAACGCTCAGTCGCGATCGTCTTCTGGAAGAGGTTTGGGGGTACGAGAATTTCCCAACTACCCGGACGGTGGATACGCACCTGGTACGTCTGCGCCAAAAACTTGAACCCGATCCCGAACAACCACAGTACTTTCTCACGGTGCATGGAACAGGGTACCGGTTCGTCGGCTAA
- a CDS encoding PP2C family protein-serine/threonine phosphatase → MNDGRVLPKSEGKFRTNGGHQSYSMPQSSMVASMPPLLSSVPLADERDSLLREKLDLHLQLFEAAQIQRKLSGPRELRRSCLQFASEVFAARFLAGDFTSFLQSGSKVLVAHGDIAGKGVAAGMWFTNLAGLLQSYDRPHSDPAKIASEINRHLCYLRPVAPFATAFLARVDCNLGELTYCNAGHFPPILLRADGRTELLERGGPLLGAIEGAKFELGRLILEPGDTLVAYSDGVLECRNTADEEFGLDRIVAALRGAKSPFAQATLMMLLATLQDFANGSPLCDDVSLTVIQRDATCRPRRHLPDDSYCSTHTL, encoded by the coding sequence ATGAACGACGGTAGAGTACTACCTAAAAGTGAAGGCAAGTTCCGGACTAACGGCGGGCACCAAAGTTACAGCATGCCCCAATCCTCGATGGTGGCGTCGATGCCGCCACTACTATCGAGTGTGCCACTAGCGGACGAGAGGGACTCGCTTCTGCGAGAGAAACTTGATCTCCATTTACAACTGTTCGAGGCCGCACAGATCCAACGCAAACTAAGCGGCCCGCGCGAGTTGCGCCGCAGCTGTTTACAGTTCGCAAGCGAGGTCTTCGCGGCGCGCTTTCTCGCCGGGGATTTCACGTCGTTCTTGCAAAGCGGGTCCAAGGTTCTTGTAGCGCACGGAGACATCGCCGGTAAAGGCGTTGCGGCTGGAATGTGGTTCACCAATCTGGCGGGGCTTTTGCAAAGTTACGACCGTCCACATTCTGACCCCGCAAAGATCGCCTCGGAGATAAATCGCCACCTCTGCTATCTGCGGCCGGTTGCACCGTTCGCCACGGCATTTCTCGCGCGGGTTGACTGCAATCTTGGAGAACTGACCTACTGCAATGCCGGCCATTTTCCGCCGATATTGCTTCGCGCGGATGGACGGACTGAGCTGCTCGAGAGAGGTGGTCCGCTGTTAGGTGCTATCGAAGGTGCGAAGTTCGAGTTGGGCAGACTGATTCTCGAACCCGGAGACACGCTTGTCGCATACTCCGATGGTGTACTTGAATGCCGTAACACTGCAGACGAAGAATTCGGACTGGATCGGATCGTAGCGGCATTACGAGGCGCCAAATCGCCGTTCGCTCAAGCCACGCTCATGATGCTCCTTGCCACCTTACAAGACTTCGCGAACGGTAGTCCGCTTTGCGACGATGTCAGTTTGACAGTGATTCAACGCGACGCGACATGCCGCCCCCGACGGCACTTGCCGGATGATTCGTATTGCTCAACCCACACCTTATGA